From Rhineura floridana isolate rRhiFlo1 chromosome 5, rRhiFlo1.hap2, whole genome shotgun sequence, a single genomic window includes:
- the LOC133385899 gene encoding N-acetylglucosamine-1-phosphotransferase subunit gamma-like: protein MGGQAAAGKMKVVEEPNSFGLNNPFLPPSNRLQPKAAPSPLSGPAHLFRLAGKCFSYVESLYKYEFCPFHNVTQHEQSFRWNAYSGILGIWHEWEIENNMFVGMWMRDGDSCETKNRQTKVLLVCGKNNRLADVSEPSTCVYSLTFETPLVCHPHSLLVYPALPETLRRKWDEVEQLRHDELITKQGYKKRLREIFEEASFFKFTGEKVSEGKRTKPQNLEFHSLEKCNKVQKLAGDLWQSFVGLCSAPCTILVDSLLNK, encoded by the coding sequence ATGGGAGGACAAGCCGCTGCCGGGAAGATGAAAGTAGTGGAGGAGCCCAACAGCTTCGGGCTCAACAATCCCTTCCTGCCTCCCTCGAACCGCCTCCAGCCCAAAGCGGCCCCCTCCCCTCTGTCAGGTCCTGCACATCTTTTTAGACTGGCAGGCAAGTGCTTCAGTTATGTGGAGTCTTTGTACAAATATGAGTTCTGCCCATTCCATAATGTCACACAGCATGAGCAGAGTTTCCGGTGGAATGCCTACAGTGGGATTCTCGGAATCTGGCATGAATGGGAAATTGAAAACAATATGTTTGTTGGGATGTGGATGAGAGATGGAGATTCATGTGAAACCAAGAACAGACAGACAAAGGTTCTTCTTGTATGTGGAAAGAACAACAGATTGGCTGATGTGTCTGAACCAAGCACTTGTGTTTATTCTCTTACATTTGAAACTCCACTTGTTTGTCACCCACATTCTCTCTTAGTGTACCCAGCTTTGCCTGAAACCCTCCGGAGAAAGTGGGATGAAGTGGAGCAGTTGCGTCATGATGAGCTAATCACAAAACAGGGATACAAGAAACGGTTGAGAGAGATATTTGAAGAAGCTAGCTTTTTTAAATTTACAGGAGAGAAAGTGAGTGAAGGAAAGAGAACAAAACCTCAAAATCTGGAATTCCACTCGCTGGAAAAGTGCAATAAGGTACAGAAATTGGCTGGTGATTTGTGGCAGTCATTTGTTGGCCTGTGTTCTGCTCCCTGTACCATTTTAGTAGATAGTctcttaaataaataa